Proteins encoded together in one Procambarus clarkii isolate CNS0578487 chromosome 11, FALCON_Pclarkii_2.0, whole genome shotgun sequence window:
- the LOC138363405 gene encoding uncharacterized protein isoform X1, with translation MSSSVLVLMVMVIGVTYGMGVPLDEHGANKTKAEWERLWTVVPLARSGSTVGNLVYRIINVNEAEHQCTAICGWSVYQVTAREDFNALTSKCKTLYNKAKVLERLETKGRKILRNSLCHSEWLKFSGNLIINVHVAI, from the exons tgtgCTAGTACTAATGGTGATGGTGATTGGGGTTACCTATGGTATGGGTGTTCCTCTTGACGAACACGgagcaaacaagacgaaggcagagTGGGAAAGGTTGTGGACAGTCGTTCCCTTGGCGAGATCAGGCTCCACAGTCGGCAACCTTGTCTACAG GATAATTAATGTAAATGAAGCGGAGCATCAATGCACTGCAATTTGTGGCTGGTCAGTATATCAAGTTACAGCAAGGGAAGATTTTAATGCTTTAACAAGCAAATGTAAAACGTTGTATAATAAAGCAAAAGTTCTTGAAAGATTGGAGACGAAGGGTCGCAAGATATTGCGAAACAGTTTGTGCCACAGTGAATGGTTAAAATTTTCTGGTAATTTGATTATCAATGTACATGTAGCCATTTAA